The region AGGTTGCAGCAGGTATTTGTCACTGGTCAATTGTCATGAAAGTTGGCAGATTGATGTACTGCTTGAATATTTTGCCAAAAAGTGCTTGGAAATAAAATGTCTCTCCGTCTCCGTTTATAGAGGAGGACGTTCAGGTGTCCATCAGCGTAACCTCAGAGCTGAAAGTTACAAACCAGGACAGCTGTCCAAAATCAGACGCCTATGGTTTGGACTGTAGCAGCCTCCTTCCGGAAATTCCGAAGATGAAATCTCCTCTGATTCCTGAATCCGCAGTGGTGGAAACAGTCACAGCCAGCCCTGTAAACGTGGACGATATTCCTCTTCCCAAAAAATCGTACACTTTGGAACTGGAAACAAAACTTCAGGATGAAGACGATGCTGGAGCTCAGAAACAAGGAAGTAAAACGGAAACTGATCAAAATCAGAAACCCGTAGAAACAGAACAGGGATGTGATGTGGACGACGCTCTTCTTCCTGAAAATTCACACAGTATAGAAAAGACGTCCGAATTCCAAGACAACGATGGAAAGTGCAGAAACTCTCTGTCTCAGAAACCAGGAACCAAACAACGAACCAAACCCACATCTAAAAAACAGAAGCCCAAAGTGACAGTGGGAGAAAacgacacacacacttctctaaACGTGGACGACATTCCTCTCCCCAAAACGTCCTACAATTTTGACCCGAGCCAATGGGACGACCCCAATTTCGACCCGTTTGGAGGGAAAAACAAAGTCCAGAACTCTCAGAAACTCCCAAAATCATGTGATTTCAATCCGGATAACTTCGACGACTCGCTGGATGCCTTTAAGCCGTCTAACAAGATCATTGGAAGCAGCGACTCTGAGAAAACCAACGATGAGAAAACGAAGGAGGAACAGAACAAAGAGTGCCCTCTGGTGGAGGAGAGGAAAATTAGACAGTCGCCCAAGAAGAGCAAAGACAAGATAATCACGTGAGTGAcgtttaaatggataaaagttaAACGTGTTAATCAATACTAACACACACGCTGTGTTTTCATTGGCTAAGAGAAATAtctgtgtgattatcagtgtaaaggtctttctgtccatctgtctctctacaTCTGTCTGTTTGATTGTCTAGCATTAtgtctatgtctgtctgtctctctacatcTCTGGCTTTCTATAtgtgtctgactgtctgtctgtctgtctctatttctATGTTTTTCTGTCTGCCTGCTTGTCTGTCCATCAGTCTATACGTCTGTCTTTCCATTTATTTGATTGTCTTACTTTCTGTCTATGATTCTGTTTTGATACATCTCTGTAggtctctgtatgtctgtctgtatgtctctgtgtgtatatgtctctgtctgtctaactatacatctctgtctgcctgtatgtctgtctacatctctctgtgtttctgtctatacatctgtctgtctatgtctcTGTATGTTTTTGTGTCAATCTCTGTCTGGCTGTATAAtccctgtctatctatctgtctacacacctctgtctatctgtctgtctatatgttTTTGTaggtctatctatatatctcagTCCATCTATACATCACTGTCTGTCTTCAGTCCAtctattcatctgtctgtcttctgtctatacatctctgtctgtcttctgtctatacatctctgtctgtcttctgtctatacatttctgtctgtctgctgtcttcacatctctgtctgtctgtctatatgtctATCTGCTGTCTatacatctctgtctgtctgctgtctatacatctctgtctgtctgtctactgtctgtacatctctgtctgtctgctatctatacatctctgtctgtctgctatctatacatctctgtctgtctgtctactgtctgtacatctctgtctgtctgctgtctatacatctctgtctgtctgtctactgtctgtacatctctgtctgtctgctgtctgtacatctctgtctgtctgtctgctgtctgtacatctctgtctgtctgctgtcTATagatctctgtctgtctgctgtctatacatctgtctgtctgctgtctgtacatctctgtctgtctgctgtctgtacatctctgtctgtctgctatctgtacatctgtctgtctgctgtctatacatctctgtctgtctgctgtctgtacatctgtctgtctgctgtcTATACATCTCTGTTATGTATAATTACAGTCTACACCTCcacaaaaatgcattaaaaccgTAATGTCACTCAGCCTTATTGATTGGTCTGTGCCATTTGTGTTGGCAACTACCAaccggggagggtgaaggctaacacgtgcttcgtccaagacacgtgaagccacCCACGACATCTTTTCACAGggcacagggcagcgtaacacatacatgagctcacagatgcctacGATTGGCTAGAGTCTCTGAAATTGATAGGGGGGCGAGAGTGATGctgtccctcccacccagacaggaCAGCTCCCGGCCGGATGGCTGTGGTATTGTTGGGAGATCGCCAGATTAAATCCCGGCGATGCTACAGCCATCTGTGGTGAACACTGTTCTGTCGCACCACTCGGGAACCCGTGCTtacgtgactttttttttaagatatttcGCTTTGACGTCACTCTCTACACTTTACTAACGTTGCTAGATAGATATCCTCACCTTACTCAAGTTCACTGAGGTAGTGTGTTCACTGTCGAGCTGTGTAcgtgtttactgtgtgtgtgtgtgtgtgtgtgtgtgtgttggttacTAATCTCCTGTCCCACCTGCTCTTCTCTTTTCCTCATTCCTCCACTCATGTCTAACACTCAAACCTTTTCTCGTCTtcctctcctcatcttcctcttcctgtccTCCTGTGTCTTTCTCATCAGGACCAATGAACAAGCACGCTTTCTCTGTACGCTGCTGTAAGTatccactctctctgtctctcttccttaCTGCGTCCCAATTCGCATACTGTCCATCTTAAGTGGCATCCGAGATTAGAATTTAgcgtgtcccaaatcgtagtatgttgaaacgAGTATCCaaaaggtacccggatggtctaatATTTCCGGCAGGTTTTCAAAGTGtgcactttttcagctaatattacccACAACTACTTGCGCTTCACCAGTTTCAACCTGCAAACATGGATGTGTTTTATGGACGAGAGGtgcaaatgaaatgtggaaaaattcaTCAAGGGAATGGTACATTAAATTATatggtataaattatataaggaataatgaatgaagaaaagctgagtTTGTTTTCGGTGAcagtgtgcgtaactaggcaacagcATTCTCTTCTGGTACAtgacgtgttagtatgtcccagtacttacATACTCTTTAGCTATActctcaaaagtatgtactttttcttcacaaaaagagcgcatacttttagtgcatagtgtaagtaggcgaattgggacgcagcacctgtctctgtctctctctgtctctgtgctttaTCGGTTTCCTGTCAGTCTCGACCAGATTGTCCTGTAGTGTTTCTGTAGCTGATAAACAGGtcacgtgtgtgtctgtgtgtgtgtgtgtgtgtgtgttctcatttTTCACCAGTCTGATTATTGATTTATTCTGGTATGTATTGATATGCTGTTGTGTGTAACAATCGATATTTAGCCAGTGACAGTGATGAGGTCAGTGGgaggcagagtgtgtgtgtgtgtgtgtgtgtgtgtgtgtgtgtgtgtgtgtgtgtgaagtttacCTCTTTAGTTGGTCTCtggagctacaaggctaatgAAGCTTCATTCCAGATCATGTGCTTCAAACCACATCCAGTTCTTCAGCCATCGTTATACATGAGCACAGTTTTGGCATGGAGCTGAACACTGTAGCTTTATGGCAgtggccatcttggacaaccaGAATGACTTTTTCCCCTCAGCGTCATTTAGGGTCATTGTGCTCCCCTAGACCCCGCCTCCTACAGTGTAAAAGTGGAGCTGATAcggatgatgatgatatagATATAGTGACTTTAACCGTAATCcttgaactgtgtgtgtgtgtgtgtgtgtgtgtgtgccacttttattactttaatattttattattttactattttttatAGAGAGTTGAGGTGTATTAATAAAAGCAATGTaaagtttttctctctctctctctctctctctctctctctctctgcaggaacACGTGCAAAGTGAAGAAGTATGAGAATACGTCGTTAGCGCTGGATGTCTGCAAGCAGGTACGACACTTGTTTactggagagagagggatggatagagagagagaaagagaaggatggatagagggaaacagacagagagagagagagagagagagagagagagaggctctgTGTTGCCTGTATATGGAGATGCTGAGTCAGTATCTGTAGTCAGGATTAGCGCAGTGACTCAGCAAAGGTCACtcgctctccttctctcctttttgTTCATCCCTCGCTCTTTTCACCCCCACCTTTTCTCTTTCATTACTTCATCACCTTCTGTCTTTTCGTCCCTCTTTCTGGCCATTTCTCAtcgtcttctttctttctttgacttTCTCCACAATTCcatcttttttcctccttttcatcactctgtctctccaccATTCTTTACTTTGGTGcctctgtctctttatttttccttattttcatTCCCCCATGTGTAAATCTTTTCTCCTCCTTTCCTTCTCTGCCTCCTTTCAtgttctctctccatttctgtttctgttgttttccatttctctctctctctctctctctctctctctccatccttccagttcttcttcttttctctctctcactctttctctcttgcacCCTGGTTGAGCAGTGCTGGCACTGACACTGTCCGATCTGTGAttcatcactgtgtgtgtgtgtgtgtgcgcgcaggtTGAAGAAGAACAGGAGGAGCGGGTATGTCACGCCACAGATGAGGAGAAACTCGCATCTACGTGCACGATGCAAAAACACGATAAAACGTCTAAGACGTCAGTAACAGAAGACGGTGAGAGCAGGAGCTACACGTATACATCTTGCAAACATTATAATATTCCTCTAATtcattaaagcatttttttatcCAGAATAATTTTTCAAACCCCCCACTCccaaaaaaatctttcatttctACCGTCGCGCTAACCGATGAACACGTTGCAATACATTAACCAGAAACCCAACTTTTCTAAATTACGCTCTTACTTTACAGTGTCTTGCATAAATGTTaaccaaaccccccccccccccccccccccccggaattttccacattttttagTGTTACCCCCTGAAACTGTAATGGACTTAACTGAGATTAtgtacagaatttcagcttGTTAATGTAGAATTAGGTATCTTTAGCACATTTGATCAGTAGCTAAGTAGAAAATGCCTTTCGTTTATTGCTCTaatttgccccctagtggagaCTAGGGGCgcatctcaatcagctccctagttcagtagtcagggcactgatcagggagttggCCATTTCAAGGGCTGTCTCGATCGCAAATATCCTTCCAGTCCACTGCacaaaaatcccacaatgcaccgcaaaaaccagggagcatcgatgctcagtATGCTGACATGAcatgaagcctctcagctcaaaaaaaaaaggcagacacACTCTCAGCCAACTGTAAGCAGTTTGTTATCATTGTTgaagctctcaaatgattacttatgtTAGAGATTCCAAGCTTTAGTTCATGTTCTATATACGGCTTGTTTAAGTGTTTTACGATCCTGCTTGAcgtactataaaaaaaaaaacccatgtgattaagctaacaaatgtATATGTCATATAATATCAGAAGGATATCGGTCCTACCcattgttgataaatgccaacagtgaagttttACAACGTGAGTATGTAGTCATGTCGctggaaattgagtcatcagtgtcccagtgTGTTCTTACCAGTGCCCGGACTTTTCATGACCGAGggagctagggagctgattaAGACACACCCTAGCTCTTTTTATCAAAGCTTTCGATTCAGTTTCTGTCCACAAGATCCTCTTTAGAATCTAAATTCATTTGGGCCGGATTACAATCTTCAGACATGCCCGGGCTGTATGTTTGACTCCCCTGGTATATACTGTCGcagtgtacagtatacagtgtgtgagtgtgtgtgtgtgtgtgttccagtgaTTACTGCAATACAgtgctgccctctagtggctacAATCAGGTCCAAACATCCGAGTGTTCTATTAAACACTCATATAATCAACATACGATATTGTCTGTGCCCTAAATAACTATTAAACTTCAAATGAAAGACAGTGTAATACTTCATAAAGCCTCTAATCCTTCAAATATAacagatacagtgctgtgagaaagtatttcttctgtttttgtgtatctctcatactaaattgtttcagaaatttaaacaaaatctaagataaaacaaaggcaacccgagtaaacacaaaatacaggttttaaatgataatgttatttattgaagcaaaaaagttatccaataccaactgggcctgtgtgaaaatatatttggtcccgtagttactaattcctgaaatgtgtgaaatcgtattcataatggggttcaactggactagacacaaccccTGTTCGATCAAATcgacacttaaatagaactttttcaacagcgtgaagttggttaaaaggtcttactcagtaacacactataccaaagttgaaagaaattccagaaatgatgaggaagaaggtgattgaaatacatcagtctgggaagggttacaaagctatttcaaaggctctgggactccaaaggaccacagtgagagccgttatctccaaatggaaaaactctgcacagtagtaaaccttcccagaagtgggcAGCACAAGACTTAAAGATTTCATGGATATAGCTgacactgcattttttttgtgtttcataTGCGTTCAagtgacaagtgtgtgtgtgtgtgtgttttctcacttTTCAGACCTGGAGCTAGTGAAAAAAGATCATTTCCCTGAGAAGGAGATCTGCACACCTGTAAgtatttgttgttgtcttttttttcttctcttttcttaaaATTATGCATTGTGTTACTATTCAAATCAACATTTCGTGGCTCTGTGACTCGCTCTCATCCActtgcactttaaaaaaaatatattttttttgtattataacAACCGTTTACTGCTTTTAAGCTCGTTTTCCATTATTTGTCATTTCATTTAGTGGGTCAGTTTTTTTGCTTATTATTTGTCTTTACCCAAATGTAAATTTTGGGATCAATAAAGgcatggtggcttggtggttagcatgtttgcctcacacctccagggttgagggttcaaatCTCGCCTCCACTATgtgtggggtttcctccgggtactcctgcttcctcccccagtccaaagacatgcgttgtagtctgatttggaatctctaaattgtctgtaatgtgtgaatatGCCCTGCGTtgggttggtaccctgtccagggtgccaCCCGCCTTTCCCcttcgagttccctgggataggctccaggctgccCGTGTCCCTGTGTGctataggataagcagtacagaaactggatggatggattgttagATCACAGCTGAGATTTTCAGGGTGATGAAGccgacagacagaaataaatttAATCATGAGAACTGttatatttctttgtttatctGTCCGAGACTTTGCCTCTCCGCTTGTCCGTCTTAAAGGCCGTAACGTTACTTTGACAGATGGACTGAGTTTGATTCGATGGCCAGTTGATGAGGATCAACTCGACTTCGCTGTAGCTTTTACCCAGAAAACATTGCGTCAGTCTGATTGACACGGAGTCCTTTTCAAATGAGTGAATTCATAAGTGTAAACAGGACGATAAAATGCTTCATATTTTACGTTTTATTCCTCGGACGCTTCACATGACGACTGACGCGGCTGTGTGAGCAGGCAAGATAATTCGCATGCTAGCGAGGAACTGGGTGTGTGTATCCCCCTGAAGCAAAATCACTCCAGCTAcgttgtttatatttaaagacAAGATGTAAAAAAGGAGAAAGTGTGCTCCGTCTCCATTCTGATGACAAACACACAATTACAGCTTACTTTGTTTTAGGTATTCGCTTAAAATTTGCACAACGTTCAAATGAAAACATGCTTGCGGTCATTCTGGATCCTAAAATTATACACAGGAAGCAGCAGAGTTGTGCCTTTTGGAGAGGTGAAGTTGGTTAGCATAGCTCgttggaagtgtgt is a window of Ictalurus furcatus strain D&B chromosome 16, Billie_1.0, whole genome shotgun sequence DNA encoding:
- the tacc1 gene encoding transforming acidic coiled-coil-containing protein 1 isoform X5 produces the protein MKSPLIPESAVVETVTASPVNVDDIPLPKKSYTLELETKLQDEDDAGAQKQGSKTETDQNQKPVETEQGCDVDDALLPENSHSIEKTSEFQDNDGKCRNSLSQKPGTKQRTKPTSKKQKPKVTVGENDTHTSLNVDDIPLPKTSYNFDPSQWDDPNFDPFGGKNKVQNSQKLPKSCDFNPDNFDDSLDAFKPSNKIIGSSDSEKTNDEKTKEEQNKECPLVEERKIRQSPKKSKDKIITNTCKVKKYENTSLALDVCKQVEEEQEERVCHATDEEKLASTCTMQKHDKTSKTSVTEDDLELVKKDHFPEKEICTPSESLEKTSPNLDSIALSEIDKAAVLTLIREEIITKEIEANEWKRKYEESRMEVLEMRKIVAEYEKTVAQMIEDEQRKNMGSQKSVQQLITERDQALSDLNSVERSLSDLFRRYENMKTVLEGFKKNEEVLKKCAQEYLARVKQEEQRYNTLKIHAEEKLDKANEEIAQVRARSNAECVALNASLRKEQMKVESLERALEQKNQEIEELTKICDELIAKLGTAN
- the tacc1 gene encoding transforming acidic coiled-coil-containing protein 1 isoform X2, whose translation is MSWLSPMQWAKWTWSAMKGTGEDELEENDVQNGEIDEEDDEEEERSQSFSSDSEGHFETPETESPVHQPLAPPTTHITEEDVQVSISVTSELKVTNQDSCPKSDAYGLDCSSLLPEIPKMKSPLIPESAVVETVTASPVNVDDIPLPKKSYTLELETKLQDEDDAGAQKQGSKTETDQNQKPVETEQGCDVDDALLPENSHSIEKTSEFQDNDGKCRNSLSQKPGTKQRTKPTSKKQKPKVTVGENDTHTSLNVDDIPLPKTSYNFDPSQWDDPNFDPFGGKNKVQNSQKLPKSCDFNPDNFDDSLDAFKPSNKIIGSSDSEKTNDEKTKEEQNKECPLVEERKIRQSPKKSKDKIITNTCKVKKYENTSLALDVCKQVEEEQEERVCHATDEEKLASTCTMQKHDKTSKTSVTEDDLELVKKDHFPEKEICTPSESLEKTSPNLDSIALSEIDKAAVLTLIREEIITKEIEANEWKRKYEESRMEVLEMRKIVAEYEKTVAQMIEDEQRKNMGSQKSVQQLITERDQALSDLNSVERSLSDLFRRYENMKTVLEGFKKNEEVLKKCAQEYLARVKQEEQRYNTLKIHAEEKLDKANEEIAQVRARSNAECVALNASLRKEQMKVESLERALEQKNQEIEELTKICDELIAKLGTAN
- the tacc1 gene encoding transforming acidic coiled-coil-containing protein 1 isoform X1, yielding MSWLSPMQWAKWTWSAMKGTGEDELEENDVQNGEIDEEDDEEEERSQSFRQVVSHDSMTTDQQAFRLESSDSEGHFETPETESPVHQPLAPPTTHITEEDVQVSISVTSELKVTNQDSCPKSDAYGLDCSSLLPEIPKMKSPLIPESAVVETVTASPVNVDDIPLPKKSYTLELETKLQDEDDAGAQKQGSKTETDQNQKPVETEQGCDVDDALLPENSHSIEKTSEFQDNDGKCRNSLSQKPGTKQRTKPTSKKQKPKVTVGENDTHTSLNVDDIPLPKTSYNFDPSQWDDPNFDPFGGKNKVQNSQKLPKSCDFNPDNFDDSLDAFKPSNKIIGSSDSEKTNDEKTKEEQNKECPLVEERKIRQSPKKSKDKIITNTCKVKKYENTSLALDVCKQVEEEQEERVCHATDEEKLASTCTMQKHDKTSKTSVTEDDLELVKKDHFPEKEICTPSESLEKTSPNLDSIALSEIDKAAVLTLIREEIITKEIEANEWKRKYEESRMEVLEMRKIVAEYEKTVAQMIEDEQRKNMGSQKSVQQLITERDQALSDLNSVERSLSDLFRRYENMKTVLEGFKKNEEVLKKCAQEYLARVKQEEQRYNTLKIHAEEKLDKANEEIAQVRARSNAECVALNASLRKEQMKVESLERALEQKNQEIEELTKICDELIAKLGTAN
- the tacc1 gene encoding transforming acidic coiled-coil-containing protein 1 isoform X3 produces the protein MDTLPGKTEASATGGFLKNHLSFSQRPQKTSDSEGHFETPETESPVHQPLAPPTTHITEEDVQVSISVTSELKVTNQDSCPKSDAYGLDCSSLLPEIPKMKSPLIPESAVVETVTASPVNVDDIPLPKKSYTLELETKLQDEDDAGAQKQGSKTETDQNQKPVETEQGCDVDDALLPENSHSIEKTSEFQDNDGKCRNSLSQKPGTKQRTKPTSKKQKPKVTVGENDTHTSLNVDDIPLPKTSYNFDPSQWDDPNFDPFGGKNKVQNSQKLPKSCDFNPDNFDDSLDAFKPSNKIIGSSDSEKTNDEKTKEEQNKECPLVEERKIRQSPKKSKDKIITNTCKVKKYENTSLALDVCKQVEEEQEERVCHATDEEKLASTCTMQKHDKTSKTSVTEDDLELVKKDHFPEKEICTPSESLEKTSPNLDSIALSEIDKAAVLTLIREEIITKEIEANEWKRKYEESRMEVLEMRKIVAEYEKTVAQMIEDEQRKNMGSQKSVQQLITERDQALSDLNSVERSLSDLFRRYENMKTVLEGFKKNEEVLKKCAQEYLARVKQEEQRYNTLKIHAEEKLDKANEEIAQVRARSNAECVALNASLRKEQMKVESLERALEQKNQEIEELTKICDELIAKLGTAN
- the tacc1 gene encoding transforming acidic coiled-coil-containing protein 1 isoform X4, producing the protein MGGSLSQNKKSSEVKNQKSVSPSDSEGHFETPETESPVHQPLAPPTTHITEEDVQVSISVTSELKVTNQDSCPKSDAYGLDCSSLLPEIPKMKSPLIPESAVVETVTASPVNVDDIPLPKKSYTLELETKLQDEDDAGAQKQGSKTETDQNQKPVETEQGCDVDDALLPENSHSIEKTSEFQDNDGKCRNSLSQKPGTKQRTKPTSKKQKPKVTVGENDTHTSLNVDDIPLPKTSYNFDPSQWDDPNFDPFGGKNKVQNSQKLPKSCDFNPDNFDDSLDAFKPSNKIIGSSDSEKTNDEKTKEEQNKECPLVEERKIRQSPKKSKDKIITNTCKVKKYENTSLALDVCKQVEEEQEERVCHATDEEKLASTCTMQKHDKTSKTSVTEDDLELVKKDHFPEKEICTPSESLEKTSPNLDSIALSEIDKAAVLTLIREEIITKEIEANEWKRKYEESRMEVLEMRKIVAEYEKTVAQMIEDEQRKNMGSQKSVQQLITERDQALSDLNSVERSLSDLFRRYENMKTVLEGFKKNEEVLKKCAQEYLARVKQEEQRYNTLKIHAEEKLDKANEEIAQVRARSNAECVALNASLRKEQMKVESLERALEQKNQEIEELTKICDELIAKLGTAN